In Pongo abelii isolate AG06213 chromosome X, NHGRI_mPonAbe1-v2.0_pri, whole genome shotgun sequence, one DNA window encodes the following:
- the LOC129053101 gene encoding PWWP domain-containing DNA repair factor 4-like: MDSQYILCSWKGRLWPAKVLCTRGTSPKTKPEKAISLEVQILAVDEKIKVKSTDVKTPTKFEMEDIAASAAAQTKLGAPLREKMGYRGTLRVALEILKERTNLGGGRKPHELESTTPSQLSQKVPEKPASSVPREDDWRCKGDLRRSLGKKENPRSPTVPSESKRALRDERSQEPTAIAPTPGTLPGDRSGAPRAIAPTPGARLSGRSRARRAIAPTPSALRGYRSWAHRAIAPTPRCLYSDRSRAHRAIAPARGAKRGGRSQACRSIAPKPGSLCGDRSQASRAIDPTLGARRGGRSPACRAIAPTPGSLCSNRSRACRAIALTPGVLHGVRSRVPKDITATPGALRGYKSWACRAIAPTPGALRRDRSAARTAIVPTPGALGRDRSRARSAIASTPGTLRGNRSSASKAIAPTPGALRRDRSAARTAIVRTPGALGRDRSRARSAIASTPGTLRGNRSSASKAIAPTPGALRRNRSAARTAIVRTPGALRRDRSRARSAIASTPGTLRGNTSSACKAIAPTPGALRGYKSWAHRAISPNPGARRGYRSTADTAIAPNPGALGGNRSAARTDIAPTPGALRGYRSWTRKAIAPTPGTLSRYRSRAHTAISPTPGALRGYRPRSRRAIASTPATLRGEKSRAHTSLAPTPGALRGDSSRARRAIVPTTCALCEIGSRVGIGIAPIADALRGDRSPVRRPIAPTPGALRCDRSRELTAIDPTPGALGSDRSGASRAIAPTPGTLCSERSRVRRAIAPTPCALCGEGSQVGMGVAPTPGALRRDRSRAGRAIAPAPSALFGVGSRVGTGIALPAGALHGDRSPVHRAIAPTPGTLRCDRSRKRTAIGSTPGTLPGDRSGASRATAPAPGALCSERSRARRSIAPTPCLLCGDRSWVGMGIAPTPGTLLGGKSRKCRAIAITPGALCGGRSQKRKAIAPTPEALHGDGSWTYMAIAPTPGALHGDNSPAHTSIIPSPGALHGDRPPVHMAFPSTPGTLHGDGSQAHMAIAPTPGTMRGDSSTARTAIAPSAGALRGDRSWKRKAIASTPGALRGNRSDRSRKCKAIASTPGTLHVERSPALRAIVPTPGTLGRDSSPGRTSIIPSPGALHGDRSPAHMAIASTPGALHGDSSQAHTAIAPTPGTMRGDSSTARTAIAPSAGALRGDTSRKRKAIAPTPGALRDVKSWKRKAIAPTPGTLQGDSALHGDRSPAHTAIASTPGALHGDGSQVHTTIAPTPGALGDDSSTAIAPTPGTLQGDSSPANTALASTPGTLHGDTSQTHEAIAPTPGDLGGDSSSAHRAIAPSPGALHGDRSPAHTAIASTPGALCGDGSQVHTTIAPTPGALHGDKSWKCKAIAPTPGTLHCDSSRTCMAFAPTLSALHADRSPAHQDITPTSGALHCDSSRESRAVAPILGALHRVGSQAHKATASTPGPLRGDSSPFHTAIAPMPGALRSTRSQKRKAISQTPGTLRGDSSGERTAIAPTPGALHRDRSQTHMAMDPTPSVLRSDSSPACMAIDPTPGALGRDRSRALMAIAPTPVGMQAHVLQSPQACQDSLTLSRHVCEKRGKKRANASTLMSLHPTVTEEGASLPPGLTSPAPPALKEEIQDSRPKKALAASPECSAFSGNIQDPGEGAWKPGWAGMATASGSRQHRLPSSLRLANRKRKRPGPDFQRRPQGPQTPGDAKLANPVTTVQRAGGKQDGQPASLAFPQEPRPIERGTMVWFKFQDHPFWPAVVKSVSNTDKTARVLLLEANLHHGKRGIQVPLRRLKHLDCKEKEKLLKRAQKAYKQSVNWCFSLISHYREGLVRGSFRGSFLDYYAADISYPIRRAIQEGDLQIDFPKVNYGDLEDWEEETSLGGKRPCKKILPDRMRAARDRDNQKLVDFIVRRKGADPHLLDILQGRKQSRWLTAFLKPHKDLLCIETYLEDDDQLEVVAKHLQEIYKQIDKTMLTLIKDDKVNFVLEVLLPEAMICAIATLDGLDYKAAEEKYLRGPPVHYREKELFDRNILKKARREPATTRKAN, encoded by the exons ATGGACTCTCAGTACATCCTATGCTCTTGGAAAGGCCGACTATGGCCAGCAAAGGTTTTGTGCACACGTGGGACTTCACCAAAAACGAAGCCTGAAAAGGCGATTTCTCTAGAAGTTCAAATCCTCGCAGTAGATGAAAAAATCAAGGTGAAAAGCACAGACGTGAAGACCCCAACTAAGTTTGAAATGGAAGACATTGCCGCCTCTGCAGCGGCACAGACGAAGCTCGGTGCCCCACTCAGAGAGAAGATGGGGTACAGAGGAACCCTTCGGGTGGCCCTGGAGATTCTGAAGGAGAGAACAAATCTGGGTGGAGGAAGGAAACCACACGAACTAGAGAGCACCACACCCTCTCAGCTTTCTCAAAAGGTGCCCGAAAAGCCAGCCAGCTCTGTCCCTCGTGAAGATGATTGGAGATGCAAAGGCGACTTAAGGAGGAGTCTTGGGAAGAAGGAAAACCCAAGATCACCGACGGTCCCTTCAGAGAGTAAGCGTGCCCTGCGGGATGAGAGGTCACAGGAGCCCACAGCCATTGCCCCTACTCCAGGCACCCTGCCCGGGGACAGGTCAGGGGCGCCCAGGGCCATTGCCCCTACTCCaggagccaggctcagtggcaggTCACGGGCACGCAGGGCCATTGCCCCTACTCCAAGCGCCCTGCGAGGTTACAGGTCTTGGGCGCACAGGGCCATTGCCCCTACCCCACGCTGCCTGTACAGTGACAGGTCACGGGCTCACAGGGCCATTGCCCCTGCTCGAGGTGCCAAGCGCGGTGGCAGGTCACAGGCATGCAGGTCCATTGCCCCTAAACCAGGCTCCCTGTGCGGGGACAGGTCACAGGCGAGCAGGGCCATTGACCCTACTTTaggtgccaggcgtggtggcaggtcaCCGGCCTGCAGAGCCATTGCCCCTACTCCAGGCTCCCTGTGCAGCAACAGGTCACGGGCTTGCAGAGCCATTGCCCTTACTCCAGGTGTCCTGCACGGTGTCAGGTCACGGGTGCCAAAGGACATTACCGCTACTCCAGGCGCCCTGCGAGGTTACAAGTCATGGGCGTGCAGGGCCATTGCCCCTACTCCAGGTGCCCTGCGCAGAGACAGGTCAGCAGCGCGCACGGCCATTGTCCCTACTCCAGGCGCCCTTGGCAGGGACAGGTCACGGGCACGCAGCGCCATTGCTTCTACTCCAGGGACCCTGCGGGGAAACAGGTCATCTGCGTCCAAGGCCATTGCCCCTACTCCAGGTGCCCTGCGCAGAGACAGGTCAGCAGCACGCACGGCCATTGTCCGTACTCCAGGCGCCCTTGGCAGGGACAGGTCACGGGCACGCAGCGCCATTGCTTCTACTCCAGGGACCCTGCGGGGAAACAGGTCATCTGCGTCCAAGGCCATTGCCCCTACTCCAGGTGCCCTGCGCAGAAACAGGTCAGCAGCACGCACGGCCATTGTCCGTACTCCAGGCGCCCTTCGCAGGGACAGGTCACGGGCCCGCAGCGCCATTGCTTCTACTCCAGGGACCCTGCGGGGAAACACGTCATCTGCGTGCAAGGCCATTGCCCCTACTCCAGGTGCCCTGCGAGGTTACAAGTCATGGGCGCACAGGGCCATTTCACCTAACCCAGGCGCCCGGCGCGGTTACAGGTCAACGGCAGACACCGCCATTGCACCTAATCCGGGCGCCCTGGGCGGAAACAGGTCGGCGGCACGCACGGACATTGCCCCTACCCCAGGCGCCCTGCGGGGTTACAGGTCTTGGACGCGCAAGGCCATTGCCCCTACTCCAGGCACTCTGAGCCGTTACAGGTCACGGGCACACACGGCCATTTCCCCTACTCCAGGCGCCCTGCGAGGTTACAGGCCACGGTCCCGCAGGGCCATTGCCTCTACTCCAGCCACCCTGCGTGGTGAAAAGTCACGGGCGCACACCAGCCTTGCGCCCACCCCAGGTGCTTTGCGTGGTGACAGTTCACGAGCACGCAGGGCCATTGTCCCTACTACATGCGCATTGTGCGAGATAGGGTCACGGGTGGGCATAGGCATTGCCCCTATTGCAGATGCCCTGCGCGGTGACAGATCACCAGTGCGCAGGCCCATTGCTCCTACTCCAGGCGCCCTGCGCTGTGACAGGTCACGAGAACTCACAGCCATTGATCCTACTCCAGGAGCTCTGGGCAGTGACAGGTCAGGGGCAAGCAGGGCCATTGCCCCCACTCCAGGCACTTTGTGCAGTGAAAGGTCCCGGGTGCGCAGGGCCATTGCCCCTACTCCATGCGCACTGTGCGGGGAGGGGTCACAGGTGGGCATGGGCGTTGCCCCTACTCCAGGTGCCCTGCGCAGGGACAGGTCACGGGCAGGCAGGGCCATTGCACCTGCTCCATCCGCACTGTTCGGGGTTGGGTCACGGGTGGGCACAGGCATTGCCCTTCCTGCAGGCGCCCTGCACGGTGACAGGTCACCGGTGCACAGGGCCATTGCTCCTACTCCAGGCACCCTGCGCTGTGACAGGTCACGAAAACGCACGGCCATTGGTTCTACTCCAGGAACCCTGCCCGGTGACAGGTCAGGGGCGAGCAGGGCCACTGCCCCTGCTCCAGGTGCCTTGTGCAGTGAAAGGTCCCGCGCACGCAGGAGCATTGCCCCTACTCCATGTTTACTGTGCGGGGACAGGTCATGGGTGGGTATGGGCATTGCACCTACTCCAGGCACCCTGCTAGGTGGTAAATCAAGGAAATGCAGGGCCATTGCTATTACTCCCGGGGCCCTGTGTGGTGGCAGGTCACAGAAACGGAAGGCCATTGCTCCTACTCCAGAGGCCCTGCACGGTGACGGGTCATGGACTTATATGGCCATTGCTCCTACTCCAGGTGCCCTGCACGGTGACAACTCACCAGCGCACACGTCCATTATTCCTTCTCCAGGCGCCCTGCATGGTGACAGGCCACCAGTGCACATGGCCTTTCCTTCTACTCCAGGCACCCTGCATGGTGACGGCTCTCAGGCACACATGGCCATTGCTCCTACTCCAGGCACGATGCGCGGTGACAGCTCAACAGCGCGCACAGCCATTGCCCCATCTGCAGGGGCCCTGCGAGGTGACAGGTCATGGAAACGCAAGGCCATTGCTTCTACTCCAGGTGCCCTGCGTGGTAACAGGTCTGACAGGTCACGGAAATGCAAGGCCATTGCTTCTACTCCAGGCACCCTGCACGTTGAGAGGTCACCAGCACTCAGGGCCATTGTTCCAACTCCAGGCACCCTGGGCCGTGACAGCTCACCAGGGCGCACATCCATTATTCCTTCTCCAGGCGCCCTGCATGGTGACAGGTCACCAGCACACATGGCCATTGCTTCTACTCCAGGTGCCCTGCACGGCGACAGCTCTCAGGCGCACACGGCCATTGCTCCTACTCCAGGCACCATGCGCGGTGACAGCTCAACAGCTCGCACGGCCATTGCCCCATCTGCAGGGGCCCTGAGAGGTGACACGTCACGGAAACGCAAGGCCATTGCTCCTACTCCAGGTGCCCTGCGCGATGTCAAGTCTTGGAAACGCAAGGCCATTGCCCCTACTCCAGGGACCCTGCAAGGTGACA GTGCCCTGCATGGTGACAGGTCACCAGCACACACGGCCATTGCTTCTACTCCAGGAGCCCTGCATGGTGACGGCTCCCAGGTGCACACGACCATTGCTCCTACTCCAGGCGCCCTGGGTGATGACAGCTCAACGGCCATTGCCCCTACTCCAGGGACCCTGCAAGGTGACAGTTCGCCAGCAAACACGGCCCTTGCTTCTACTCCAGGCACCCTGCACGGTGACACCTCTCAGACACACGAGGCCATTGCTCCTACTCCAG GTGACCTGGGCGGTGACAGCTCATCAGCGCACAGGGCCATCGCTCCTTCTCCAGGTGCCCTGCATGGTGACAGGTCACCAGCACACACGGCCATTGCTTCTACTCCAGGAGCCCTGTGTGGTGACGGCTCCCAGGTGCACACGACCATTGCTCCTACTCCAGGCGCCCTGCACGGTGACAAGTCATGGAAATGCAAGGCCATTGCCCCCACTCCAGGCACCCTGCACTGTGACAGCTCACGAACGTGCATGGCCTTTGCTCCTACTCTAAGCGCCCTGCATGCTGACAGGTCACCAGCGCACCAGGACATTACTCCTACTTCCG GCGCCCTGCACTGTGACAGCTCAAGAGAAAGCAGGGCCGTTGCTCCTATTCTAGGCGCTCTGCACCGTGTCGGCTCTCAGGCACACAAGGCTACTGCTTCTACTCCAGGCCCTCTGCGTGGTGACAGCTCACCATTTCACACAGCCATTGCACCTATGCCAGGGGCCCTGCGCAGTACCAGGTCACAGAAACGCAAAGCCATTTCTCAGACTCCGGGCACCCTGCGTGGTGACAGCTCAGGAGAACGCACGGCCATTGCTCCTACTCCAGGCGCCCTGCACCGTGACAGGTCACAGACACATATGGCCATGGATCCTACTCCAAGCGTCCTGCGCAGTGACAGCTCACCAGCGTGCATGGCCATTGATCCTACTCCAGGTGCCCTGGGCAGGGACAGGTCACGGGCGCTCATGGCCATTGCTCCTACTCCAGTTGGAATGCAAGCACATGTGTTGCAAAGCCCCCAAGCCTGCCAGGACTCCCTGACACTTTCGCGGCATGTTTGTgagaaaagggggaagaaaagggCAAACGCCTCAACTCTTATGTCCCTGCATCCCACAGTAACGGAGGAGGGTGCATCTCTGCCTCCAGGTCTCACCAGCCCTGCGCCCCCCGCTCTGAAGGAAGAGATACAGGACAGCCGCCCGAAGAAGGCCCTGGCTGCATCCCCGGAATGTTCTGCCTTCTCGGGGAACATTCAGGACCCTGGAGAGGGTGCCTGGAAGCCAGGCTGGGCAGGTATGGCCACAGCCTCTGGGTCCCGTCAGCACAGGCTGCCTTCTTCACTCCGGCTTGCCAATAGAAAAAGGAAGCGTCCAGGTCCAGATTTTCAGAGGAGACCTCAAGGACCTCAGACGCCTGGTGACGCTAAGCTTGCTAATCCCGTCACCACCGTTCAAAGGGCTGGCGGTAAACAGGATGGGCAGCCCGCCAGCCTTGCTTTTCCACAGGAGCCACGTCCCATTGAAAGGGGAACGATGGTCTGGTTCAAATTTCAAGATCATCCGTTTTGGCCAGCCGTGGTCAAGAGTGTCAGCAACACAGACAAGACCGCGAGGGTGCTCCTGCTTGAGGCCAACCTGCACCATGGAAAGCGGGGCATTCAAGTTCCTCTTCGAAGGCTGAAGCACCTGGATTgtaaggagaaagagaaactgCTGAAGAGAGCCCAGAAGGCCTACAAGCAAAGCGTCAACTGGTGCTTCTCACTGATTTCCCACTACAGAGAAGGACTGGTCCGGGGTTCTTTCCGGGGCTCTTTCCTGGACTATTATGCCGCAGACATCAGCTACCCAATCAGGAGAGCCATCCAAGAGGGAGACCTGCAGATTGACTTTCCAAAGGTGAATTATGGCGACCTGGAAGACTGGGAGGAGGAGACCTCCCTGGGCGGGAAGAGGCCTTGCAAGAAAATCCTCCCGGACCGGATGAGGGCCGCTCGGGACCGAGACAACCAGAAGCTGGTGGACTTCATCGTGCGGAGAAAGGGGGCCGACCCCCACCTTCTGGACATCTTGCAAGGCAGGAAGCAGTCCAGGTGGCTGACCGCGTTTCTGAAGCCACACAAGGACTTGCTCTGCATTGAAACATACCTGGAGGATGACGATCAGTTGGAAGTCGTGGCCAAGCATTTACAAGAAATCTACAAGCAAATTGACAAAACCATGCTGACTCTGATAAAGGATGACAAAGTCAATTTTGTTCTGGAAGTTCTTCTGCCGGAAGCCATGATTTGTGCCATCGCCACACTTGATGGGCTGGATTACAAGGCAGCAGAGGAGAAGTACCTGCGAGGGCCACCTGTGCATTACCGGGAGAAAGAGCTGTTTGACAGAAATATCTTAAAGAAGGCAAGAAGGGAACCAGCAACCACCCGTAAAGCTAATTAG